The following proteins are encoded in a genomic region of Nomascus leucogenys isolate Asia chromosome 17, Asia_NLE_v1, whole genome shotgun sequence:
- the TMED4 gene encoding transmembrane emp24 domain-containing protein 4 isoform X1: MAGVRAGPLRAMGRQALLLLALCATGARGLYFHIGETEKRCFIEEIPDETMVIGNYRTQMWDKQKEVFLPSTPGLGMHVEVKDPDGKVVLSRQYGSEGRFTFTSHTPGDHQICLHSNSTRMALFAGGKLRVHLDIQVGEHANNYPEIAAKDKLTELQLRARQLLDQVEQIQKEQDYQRVARIRCVSGVRKRQRSQWSGSVVQSTPSTPAGPLHRRLLDPVPGTAQSQSSVRVPEA, encoded by the exons ATGGCAGGTGTCCGGGCTGGGCCTCTGCGGGCGATGGGGCGGCAGGCACTGCTGCTTCTCGCGCTGTGCGCCACAGGCGCCCGGGGGCTCTACTTCCACATCGGCGAGACTGAGAAGCGCTGTTTCATCGAGGAAATCCCCGACGAGACCATGGTCATCG GCAACTATCGTACCCAGATGTGGGATAAGCAGAAGGAGGTCTTCCTGCCCTCGACCCCTGGCCTGGGCATGCACGTGGAAGTGAAGGACCCCGACGGCAAG GTGGTGCTGTCCCGGCAGTACGGCTCGGAGGGCCGCTTCACGTTCACCTCCCACACGCCCGGTGACCATCAAATCTGTCTGCACTCCAACTCTACCAGGATGGCGCTCTTCGCTGGTGGCAAACTG CGTGTGCATCTCGACATCCAGGTTGGGGAGCATGCCAATAACTACCCTGAGATTGCTGCAAAAGATAAGCTGACGGAGCTACAGCTCCGCGCCCGCCAGTTGCTTGATCAGGTGGAACAGATTCAGAAGGAGCAGGATTACCAAAGG GTCGCGAGAATCAGGTGCGTCAGCGGCGTCCGGAAACGCCAGAGGAGCCAGTGGAGCGGCTCTGTAGTCCAAAGTACACCGTCGACCCCAGCAGGACCGCTCCACCGCCGCCTATTAGACCCAGTCCCGGGGACTGCGCAGTCGCAGAGCTCCGTCCGAGTACCGGAAGCCTAG
- the TMED4 gene encoding transmembrane emp24 domain-containing protein 4 isoform X2 yields the protein MAGVRAGPLRAMGRQALLLLALCATGARGLYFHIGETEKRCFIEEIPDETMVIGNYRTQMWDKQKEVFLPSTPGLGMHVEVKDPDGKVVLSRQYGSEGRFTFTSHTPGDHQICLHSNSTRMALFAGGKLRVHLDIQVGEHANNYPEIAAKDKLTELQLRARQLLDQVEQIQKEQDYQRYREERFRLTSESTNQRVLWWSIAQTVILILTGIWQMRHLKSFFEAKKLV from the exons ATGGCAGGTGTCCGGGCTGGGCCTCTGCGGGCGATGGGGCGGCAGGCACTGCTGCTTCTCGCGCTGTGCGCCACAGGCGCCCGGGGGCTCTACTTCCACATCGGCGAGACTGAGAAGCGCTGTTTCATCGAGGAAATCCCCGACGAGACCATGGTCATCG GCAACTATCGTACCCAGATGTGGGATAAGCAGAAGGAGGTCTTCCTGCCCTCGACCCCTGGCCTGGGCATGCACGTGGAAGTGAAGGACCCCGACGGCAAG GTGGTGCTGTCCCGGCAGTACGGCTCGGAGGGCCGCTTCACGTTCACCTCCCACACGCCCGGTGACCATCAAATCTGTCTGCACTCCAACTCTACCAGGATGGCGCTCTTCGCTGGTGGCAAACTG CGTGTGCATCTCGACATCCAGGTTGGGGAGCATGCCAATAACTACCCTGAGATTGCTGCAAAAGATAAGCTGACGGAGCTACAGCTCCGCGCCCGCCAGTTGCTTGATCAGGTGGAACAGATTCAGAAGGAGCAGGATTACCAAAGG TATCGTGAAGAGCGCTTCCGACTGACGAGTGAGAGCACCAACCAGAGAGTCCTATGGTGGTCCATTGCTCAGACTGTCATCCTCATCCTCACTGGCATCTGGCAGATGCGTCACCTCAAGAGCTTCTTTGAGGCCAAGAAGCTGGTGTAG
- the TMED4 gene encoding transmembrane emp24 domain-containing protein 4 isoform X3 produces the protein MWDKQKEVFLPSTPGLGMHVEVKDPDGKVVLSRQYGSEGRFTFTSHTPGDHQICLHSNSTRMALFAGGKLRVHLDIQVGEHANNYPEIAAKDKLTELQLRARQLLDQVEQIQKEQDYQRVARIRCVSGVRKRQRSQWSGSVVQSTPSTPAGPLHRRLLDPVPGTAQSQSSVRVPEA, from the exons ATGTGGGATAAGCAGAAGGAGGTCTTCCTGCCCTCGACCCCTGGCCTGGGCATGCACGTGGAAGTGAAGGACCCCGACGGCAAG GTGGTGCTGTCCCGGCAGTACGGCTCGGAGGGCCGCTTCACGTTCACCTCCCACACGCCCGGTGACCATCAAATCTGTCTGCACTCCAACTCTACCAGGATGGCGCTCTTCGCTGGTGGCAAACTG CGTGTGCATCTCGACATCCAGGTTGGGGAGCATGCCAATAACTACCCTGAGATTGCTGCAAAAGATAAGCTGACGGAGCTACAGCTCCGCGCCCGCCAGTTGCTTGATCAGGTGGAACAGATTCAGAAGGAGCAGGATTACCAAAGG GTCGCGAGAATCAGGTGCGTCAGCGGCGTCCGGAAACGCCAGAGGAGCCAGTGGAGCGGCTCTGTAGTCCAAAGTACACCGTCGACCCCAGCAGGACCGCTCCACCGCCGCCTATTAGACCCAGTCCCGGGGACTGCGCAGTCGCAGAGCTCCGTCCGAGTACCGGAAGCCTAG
- the DDX56 gene encoding probable ATP-dependent RNA helicase DDX56: MEDSEALGFEHMGLDPRLLQAVTDLGWSRPTLIQEKAIPLALEGKDLLARARTGSGKTAAYAIPMLQLLLHRKATGPVVEQAVRGLVLVPTKELARQAQSMIQQLATYCARDVRVANVSAAEDSASQRAVLMEKPDVVVGTPSRILSHLQQDSLKLRDSLELLVVDEADLLFSFGFEEELKSLLCHLPRIYQAFLMSATFNEDVQALKELVLHNPVTLKLQESQLPGPDQLQQFQVVCETEEDKFLLLYALLKLSLIRGKSLLFVNTLDRSYRLRLFLEQFSIPSCVLNGELPLRSRCHIISQFNQGFYDCVIATDAEVLGAPIKGKRRGRGPKGDKASDPEAGVARGIDFHHVSAVLNFDLPPTPEAYIHRAGRTARANNPGIVLTFVLPTEQSHLGKIEELLSGENRSPILLPYQFRMEEIEGFRYRCRDAMRSVTKQAIREARLKEIKEELLHSEKLKTYFEDNPRDLQLLRHDLPLHPAVVKPHLGHVPDYLVPPALRGLVRPHKKRKKLSSSCRKAKRVKSQNPLRSFKHTGKKFRPTAKPS, encoded by the exons ATGGAGGATTCTGAAGCACTGGGCTTCGAGCACATGGGCCTCGATCCCCGACTCCTTCAG GCTGTCACCGATCTGGGCTGGTCGCGACCTACGCTGATCCAGGAAAAGGCCATCCCACTGGCCCTAGAAGGGAAGGACCTCCTGGCTCGAGCCCGCACGGGCTCCGGGAAGACGGCCGCTTATGCCATTCCGATGCTGCAGCTGTTGCTCCATAGGAAGGCG ACAGGTCCCGTGGTAGAACAGGCAGTGAGAGGCCTTGTTCTTGTTCCTACCAAGGAGCTGGCACGGCAGGCACAGTCCATGATTCAGCAGCTGGCTACCTACTGTGCTCGGGATGTCCGAGTGGCCAATGTCTCAGCTGCTGAAGACTCAGCCTCTCAGAG AGCTGTGCTGATGGAgaagccagatgtggtagtgGGGACCCCATCTCGCATATTAAGCCACTTGCAGCAAGACAGCCTGAAACTTCGTGACTCCCTGGAGCTTTTGGTGGTGGACGAAGCTgatcttcttttttcctttggctttgaAGAAGAGCTCAAGAGTCTCCTCTG TCACTTGCCCCGGATTTACCAGGCTTTTCTCATGTCAGCTACTTTTAACGAGGACGTACAAGCACTCAAGGAGCTGGTATTACATAACCCG GTTACCCTTAAGTTACAggagtcccagctgcctgggccAGACCAGTTACAGCAGTTTCAGGTGGTCTGTGAGACTGAGGAAGACAAATTCCTCCTGCTGTATGCCCTGCTCAAGCTGTCATTGATTCGGGGCAAGTCTCTGCTCTTTGTCAACACTCTAGACCGGAGTTACCGGCTACGCCTGTTCCTGGAGCAGTTCAGTATCCCCAGCTGTGTGCTCAATGGAGAACTTCCACTGCGCTCCAG GTGCCACATCATCTCACAGTTCAACCAAGGCTTCTACGACTGTGTCATAGCAACTGATGCTGAAGTCCTGGGGGCCCCGATCAAGGGCAAGCGTCGGGGCCGAGGGCCCAAAGGGGACAA GGCCTCTGATCCGGAGGCAGGTGTGGCCCGGGGCATAGACTTCCATCATGTGTCTGCTGTGCTCAACTTTGatcttcccccaacccctgagGCCTACATCCATCGAGCTGGCAG GACAGCACGTGCTAACAACCCAGGCATAGTCTTAACCTTTGTGCTGCCCACGGAGCAGTCCCACTTAGGCAAGATTGAGGAGCTTCTCAGTGGAG AGAACAGGAGCCCCATTCTGCTCCCCTACCAGTTCCGGATGGAGGAGATCGAGGGCTTCCGCTATCGCTGCAGG GATGCCATGCGCTCAGTGACTAAGCAGGCCATTCGGGAGGCAAGATTGAAGGAGATCAAGGAGGAGCTTCTGCACTCTGAGAAGCTTAAG ACATACTTTGAAGACAACCCCAGGGACCTCCAGCTGCTGCGGCATGACCTACCTTTGCACCCCGCCGTGGTGAAGCCCCACCTGGGCCATGTTCCTGACTACCTGG TTCCTCCTGCTCTCCGTGGCCTGGTGCGCCCTCACAAGAAGCGGAAGAAGCTGTCTTCCTCTTGTAGGAAGGCCAAG AGAGTGAAGTCCCAGAACCCACTGCGCAGCTTCAAGCACACAGGAAAGAAATTCAGACCCACAGCCAAGCCCTCCTGA